The Xiphophorus hellerii strain 12219 chromosome 22, Xiphophorus_hellerii-4.1, whole genome shotgun sequence genome has a window encoding:
- the klhl31 gene encoding kelch-like protein 31, with amino-acid sequence MAPKKNKTTKKSKGDINDIMVENSPINKFNGLNALIEGGNGFSCISTEVTDSVYAPNLLEGLSNMRQESFLCDLTVTTKSTTFDVHKVVMASCSEYIRNILKKDSSLQKIDLNDLSPVGLATAITYAYSGKLTLSLYSIGSTIAAARLLQINTLVKMCSDFLMQELSVENCMYVANIADAYDLKETKEAAQKFMRENFIEFSEMEQFLKLTYEQISEFLSDDSLQLPSEITAFQIAMKWLDFDEKRLKYAADLLTLIRFGTISAQDLVNHVQSVPRMMQDPECHRLLVDAMNYHLLPYQQNILQSRRTKVRGGLKVILTVGGRPALTEKSLSKDVLYRDEDKVWNKLTEMPAKSFNQCVAVLDGFLYIAGGEDQNDARNQAKHAVSNFCRYDSRFNTWIHLNNMLQRRTHFSLNTFNGLLFAIGGRNADGVQASMECYVPSSNQWQMKAAMEVPRCCHASSVIDGKILVSGGYINNAYSRAVCAYDPSTDTWQDKNSLSTPRGWHCAASIGDRAYVIGGSQLGGRGERVDVLVVESYNPHSSQWSYCAPLHTGVSTAGISILNNKIYLLGGWNEGEKKYKKCIQVYNPDLNEWTEDDELPEATVGISCCVVTIPTRKTRESRASSVSSAPVSI; translated from the exons ATGGCACCCAAAAAGAACAAGACGACCAAGAAGAGTAAAGGAGACATAAATGACATTATGGTGGAAAACAGTCCCATTAACAAGTTTAATGGACTAAATGCTCTGATTGAGGGAGGAAATGGCTTCAGCTGCATCTCAACTGAAGTTACAGATTCTGTGTACGCACCAAATCTTCTGGAGGGTTTGAGCAACATGCGACAAGAAAGCTTCCTCTGTGACCTCACTGTCACCACCAAATCAACAACATTTGATGTCCACAAGGTTGTCATGGCCTCTTGCAGTGAGTACATTAGAAATATCTTGAAGAAGGATTCGAGCCTTCAGAAGATAGACCTGAATGATCTTTCACCAGTTGGTCTGGCAACTGCAATTACATATGCCTACTCAGGAAAGCTTACCTTATCCCTTTACAGTATTGGCAGCACAATTGCTGCAGCCAGGTTGCTTCAGATCAACACCCTGGTAAAAATGTGTAGTGATTTCCTCATGCAGGAACTCAGTGTAGAGAACTGCATGTATGTGGCCAATATTGCTGATGCCTATGACCTTAAAGAAACCAAGGAAGCAGCTCAAAAGTTCATGCGGGAGAACTTCATTGAGTTTTCTGAAATGGAGCAGTTCCTGAAGCTAACATATGAGCAGATCAGTGAATTTCTCTCTGATGATTCCTTGCAGCTGCCCTCTGAAATCACAGCCTTCCAGATTGCCATGAAATGGTTGGACTTTGACGAGAAAAGGCTAAAGTACGCAGCAGATCTCCTAACTCTCATCCGCTTTGGAACAATCTCTGCTCAAGACCTTGTGAATCATGTCCAGAGTGTTCCTAGGATGATGCAAGACCCTGAGTGCCACCGGTTACTTGTTGATGCCATGAATTACCATCTCCTCCCGTATCAGCAGAACATCCTCCAGTCACGTAGAACAAAGGTACGCGGTGGCCTCAAGGTGATTCTCACAGTTGGAGGGCGTCCTGCTTTGACAGAGAAATCTCTCAGCAAAGATGTGCTCTACAGAGATGAAGATAAAGTTTGGAATAAGTTGACGGAAATGCCAGCAAAGAGTTTTAATCAGTGTGTGGCAGTACTTGATGGCTTCCTGTACATAGCAGGTGGTGAGGACCAGAATGATGCAAGGAACCAGGCAAAACATGCTGTTAGCAACTTCTGCAG GTATGACTCCCGCTTTAACACCTGGATTCACTTGAACAACATGCTCCAAAGACGCACCCACTTCAGCCTCAACACCTTCAATGGCCTCCTGTTTGCTATTGGTGGTCGAAATGCTGACGGTGTCCAGGCCTCTATGGAGTGCTATGTACCCTCCTCTAATCAGTGGCAGATGAAAGCTGCCATGGAGGTGCCGCGCTGCTGTCATGCCAGCTCTGTTATTGATGGTAAAATCCTAGTATCAGGAGGCTATATCAACAATGCCTACTCCAGGGCTGTGTGCGCCTATGACCCCTCCACCGACACCTGGCAGGACAAAAACAGTCTGAGCACTCCCAGAGGGTGGCACTGTGCTGCTTCTATTGGAGATCGAGCCTACGTTATTGGCGGCAGCCAGCTTGGAGGGCGAGGAGAGAGAGTTGACGTCCTCGTTGTTGAATCTTACAACCCACACAGCAGCCAGTGGAGCTACTGCGCACCCCTTCACACAGGGGTTAGCACCGCTGGCATTTCCATTTTGAACAACAAGATCTATCTCCTGGGGGGCTGGAATGAGGGCGAGAAGAAGTACAAGAAGTGCATCCAGGTTTACAACCCTGATCTCAATGAATGGACTGAAGATGACGAGTTGCCTGAAGCTACAGTTGGCATCTCATGCTGTGTCGTCACTATACCTACAAGGAAAACACGAGAATCCAGAGCCAGTTCAGTTTCATCTGCACCAGTCAGTATATAG
- the fbxo9 gene encoding F-box only protein 9 isoform X2 produces MSELKPSPGTSDRLQRARGVKRTQDIAREEKATELFLRAVQEEQNGAVYEAIKFYRMAMQLDPDIEFKINYSRPPDADRGGGNYMEDSDTDGEIEDLLTYFEQQLTLESSFPKICTPELEATQTHISALPREILMYIFRWVVSSELDMRALEQLSLVCRGFYISARDPEIWRSACLRVWGRNCTKVVPFKSWREMFLQRPRVRFDGVYISKTSYIRQGEESLDGFYRAWHHVEYYRYLRFFPDGFVLMLTTPEDPLSVVPRLRTRNVRMDSVLLGHFRLSQETDNQTKVFAVVCKKKEDKATEFQRNRFCRRNQAPEAEHAFHVGLHLTSRGRQSFSKLVWIHHSCHITYKLTGETVITTFDLDRMYTPFFFARVKSYTAFSEQPL; encoded by the exons ATGTCTGAACTCAAGCCGAGCCCTGGAACGAGTGACCGACTGCAGAGGGCAAGAGGTGTGAAGAGGACTCAAGACATTGCTCGAGAGGAAAAA GCTACAGAGCTGTTTCTGAGAGCTGTTCAGGAAGAGCAGAATGGGGCTGTCTATGAAG ctaTCAAGTTCTATCGCATGGCTATGCAGCTAGACCCTGACATTGAGTTTAAAATCAACTACAGCCGTCCTCCTGACGCAGACAGAGGTGGAGGAAATTA CATGGAGGACAGTGACACTGATGGGGAGATTGAGGATTTGCTCACCTACTTTGAGCAGCAGCTCACTCTGGAGAGCTCCTTTCCAAAGATCTGCACTCCGGAGCTTGAAGCGACTCAGACGCACATTTCAG CCTTGCCACGGGAAATCCTGATGTACATATTTCGCTGGGTTGTGTCGAGCGAACTGGACATGCGGGCCCTGGAGCAGCTGTCTTTGGTCTGCCGGGGGTTCTATATTTCTGCCAG GGATCCTGAGATTTGGCGTTCTGCTTGCTTAAGAGTTTGGGGACGAAACTGCACCAAAGTAGTGCCCTTCAAGTCCTGGAGGGAAATGTTCCTGCAGAGGCCACGTGTCCGGTTTGATG GTGTCTACATCAGCAAGACATCGTACATCCGTCAAGGAGAGGAGTCCTTGGACGGATTCTACAGAGCTTGGCATCATGTTGAGTACTACAG GTACCTCCGGTTCTTCCCCGATGGCTTCGTCCTGATGCTCACCACCCCTGAGGATCCTTTGTCAGTCGTTCCCCGCTTGCGTACGAGAAACGTCAG AATGGATTCTGTTCTGCTCGGTCATTTCCGTCTGTCGCAAGAGACGGACAACCAAACCAAAGTCTTTGCTGTCGTCTGCAAGAAAAAGGAggat AAAGCGACCGAGTTTCAAAGAAATCGGTTCTGCAGGCGGAACCAGGCTCCTGAGGCTGAGCACGCCTTCCACGTGGGGCTGCATCTGACCTCCAGAGGGCGCCAGAGTTTCAGCAAGCTTGTGTGGATCCACCACTCCTGCCACATCACTTACAA GTTGACTGGGGAAACTGTCATCACAACATTTGACCTCGACAGGATGTACACGCCCTTCTTCTTTGCACGAGTGAAGAGCTACACCGCTTTCTCCGAGCAGCCGCTGTAA
- the gclc gene encoding glutamate--cysteine ligase catalytic subunit: protein MGLLSQGSPLNWEETRKYADHIRKHGIIQFLNIYNKVKDRQRDVLKWGDEVEYMLVELDDNDEKVRLVLNGGDVLETLQEQGENTNPNHPTLWRPEYGSYMIEGTPGQPYGGTMSEFNTVEGNMRKRRLEASSVLKKNMTLCTITSFPRLGCPGFTKPEYRPTPVEKGVSKSLFFPDEAINRHPRFSTLTRNIRHRRGEKVVINVPIYKDKHTPSPFVEQFPEDDGEAARAALPDHIYMDAMGFGMGNCCLQVTFQACSIDEARYLYDQLATFCPIVMALSAASPFYRGYMSDIDCRWGVISASVDDRTQEERGLEPLKNNKYRIFKSRYDSIDSYLSCCGEKYNDIDLTIDEEINKQLLSAGIDKLLAQHIAHLFIRDPLSVFEEKIHLDDENESDHFENLQSTNWQTMRFKPPPPNSDIGWRVEFRPMEVQLTDFENAAYVVFVVLLTRVILSYKLDFLIPLSKVDENMKVAQKRNAVQEGMFYFRKDMFKGCNPGLDCASSAQNGVEFEGSNEDYTLMSIDTIINGKEGVFQGLIPILNSYLENMEVDVDTRCTILNYLKLIKKRASGELMTMAKWMREFVAKHPEYKQDSVITDKINYDLLKRCDRIAKGEEQCPELFGNPVNRVK from the exons ATGGGGTTACTGTCACAAGGATCTCCCCTGAACTGGGAAGAAACAAGGAAGTATGCCGACCACATCCGAAAGCATGGCATCATCCAGTTCCTCAACATCTACAATAAGGTCAAGGATCGTCAGAGAGATGTGTTGAAGTGGGGTGACGAG gtTGAGTACATGCTGGTGGAGCTGGATGACAATGATGAGAAGGTTCGACTGGTGCTGAATGGTGGAGATGTTTTGGAAACTCTCCAAGAACAGGGAGAAAATACAAACCCGAA TCATCCAACACTTTGGAGACCAGAGTATGGCAGCTACATGATCGAGGGAACGCCTGGGCAGCCGTACGGGGGAACGATGTCCGAGTTCAACACGGTGGAGGGCAACATGAGGAAGAGACGTCTGGAGGCTTCGTCTGTCCTGAAGAAGAATATGACGCTCTGCACCATCACCTCCTTTCCAAG gTTAGGTTGTCCAGGTTTCACCAAACCAGAGTACCGACCCACTCCCGTTGAAAAGGGAGTGtcaaagtctttgtttttcccaGATGAAGCCATAAACAGACACCCCAGATTCAG CACTCTGACCAGAAATATACGCCATCGAAGAGGAGAGAAAGTTGTGATAAATGTGCCAA TCTACAAAGATAAGCACACACCCTCTCCATTTGTGGAGCAGTTCCCTGAGGATGACGGCGAAGCAGCGAGGGCAGCCCTTCCTGACCACATCTATATGGACGCCATGGGCTTCGGCATGGGCAACTGCTGCCTGCAA GTGACATTCCAAGCTTGCAGCATTGATGAGGCAAGGTATCTTTATGACCAACTAGCAACATTCTGCCCCATCGTG ATGGCACTGAGTGCTGCCTCACCCTTCTACAGAGGGTACATGTCTGATATTGATTGTCGTTGGGGAGTTATCTCAGCCTCAGTGGATGACAGGACCCAAGAGGAACGAGGCCTGGAG CCTCTGAAGAACAACAAGTACAGGATCTTTAAGTCCAGGTATGACTCGATTGACAGCTACCTGTCTTGCTGTGGGGAGAAGTACAATGACATCGATTTGACTATAGATGAAGAGATCAACAAGCAGCTGCTCAGTGCAG GGATTGACAAGCTTCTGGCTCAACACATAGCTCACCTCTTCATACGAGACCCGCTCTCCGTGTTTGAGGAGAAAATACATTTGGATGATGAAAACGAATCGGATCACTTTGAG aatCTTCAGTCGACCAACTGGCAGACGATGCGGTTCAAACCTCCACCTCCGAACTCCGACATCGGCTGGAGAGTTGAGTTTCGCCCCATGGAG GTTCAGCTAACTGACTTTGAAAATGCTGCATATGTGGTTTTTGTTGTCCTGCTTACCAGAGTGATCTTATCCTACAAGCTGGATTTCCTAATCCCCTTATCAAAG GTCGATGAGAACATGAAGGTGGCGCAGAAGAGAAACGCAGTCCAGGAGGGCATGTTTTATTTCCGCAAAGACATGTTTAAAG GCTGCAACCCAGGCTTGGACTGTGCTTCTTCTGCTCAGAACGGCGTAGAGTTTGAGGGCAGCAACGAGGATTACACACTGATGAGCATCGACACAATCATCAACGGGAAG GAGGGAGTATTTCAAGGCCTTATCCCAATCCTTAACTCCTATCTGGAAAACATGGAAGTTGATGTTGACACCAGATGCACTATTTTGAATTAtctgaagctcatcaagaaacgTGCCTCAG GAGAACTGATGACCATGGCCAAGTGGATGAGGGAATTTGTTGCAAAACACCCTGAGTACAAGCAGGACAGTGTCATTACTGACAAGATCAACTACGACCTGCTCAAAAGGTGCGACAGGATTGCTAAAGGCGAAGAGCAGTGCCCCGAGCTTTTTGGTAACCCAGTCAACCGAGTGAAGTGA
- the elovl5 gene encoding very long chain fatty acid elongase 5, which translates to METLNQKLNAYFETWMGPRDKRVQGMLLLDSYLPTFALTVIYLLIVWMGPKYMKHRQPYSCRGLMVLYNLGITCLSFYMWYELATTAWYGGYNFYCQDTYSAPEVDEKIISVLWWYYFSKLLEFIDTFFFILRKNNHQITFLHVYHHASMLNIWWFVMNWIPCGHSYFGASLNSFVHVVMYSYYGLAAIPALRPYLWWKRYITQLQLIQFCLTVMQTALAVVWPCGFPIRWLYFQISYMFSFIVLFSNFYFQTYKKRIHSQKTEHQNGSSASVNRHANGTASMEHTASRKLRVD; encoded by the exons ATGGAGACCTTAAATCAGAAACTAAATGCCTACTTTGAAACATGGATGGGTCCCAGAG ATAAGAGGGTGCAGGGAATGCTCCTGCTCGACAGTTACCTACCAACCTTTGCACTCACAGTCATATACCTTCTGATTGTGTGGATGGGGCCCAAGTACATGAAGCACAGGCAGCCATACTCCTGCCGAGGCCTCATGGTGCTCTACAATCTGGGAATCACCTGTTTGTCCTTCTACATGTGGTATGAG CTTGCTACGACTGCATGGTACGGTGGATACAACTTCTACTGCCAGGACACTTACAGCGCCCCAGAAGTGGATGAAAAG ATCATAAGTGTCCTTTGGTGGTACTATTTCTCCAAGCTGCTCGAGTTCATTGACACCTTTTTCTTCATACTGCGGAAAAACAATCACCAAATCACATTTCTCCACGTCTACCACCACGCCAGCATGCTGAACATCTGGTGGTTCGTCATGAACTGGATACCCTGCGGTCACT CATATTTCGGGGCCTCCCTGAACAGCTTTGTCCACGTTGTGATGTATTCCTACTACGGCCTCGCAGCCATTCCCGCCCTCCGACCGTACCTCTGGTGGAAGAGATACATCACCCAGCTGCAGCTG ATCCAGTTCTGTTTGACCGTGATGCAGACGGCGTTGGCAGTCGTCTGGCCGTGCGGCTTCCCCATCAGATGGCTGTACTTCCAAATAAGCTACATGTTCTCGTTCATTGTCCTTTTCTCTAATTTCTACTTCCAG ACTTACAAGAAGCGCATCCATTCTCAAAAGACGGAGCATCAGAACGGTTCCTCTGCGTCGGTAAACAGACACGCCAACGGAACGGCGTCGATGGAGCACACAGCGTCCAGAAAGCTCAGGGTggattga
- the fbxo9 gene encoding F-box only protein 9 isoform X1: MADENADIGGTLEDEEDSSDDPNLQLELNVFRAQWMSELKPSPGTSDRLQRARGVKRTQDIAREEKATELFLRAVQEEQNGAVYEAIKFYRMAMQLDPDIEFKINYSRPPDADRGGGNYMEDSDTDGEIEDLLTYFEQQLTLESSFPKICTPELEATQTHISALPREILMYIFRWVVSSELDMRALEQLSLVCRGFYISARDPEIWRSACLRVWGRNCTKVVPFKSWREMFLQRPRVRFDGVYISKTSYIRQGEESLDGFYRAWHHVEYYRYLRFFPDGFVLMLTTPEDPLSVVPRLRTRNVRMDSVLLGHFRLSQETDNQTKVFAVVCKKKEDKATEFQRNRFCRRNQAPEAEHAFHVGLHLTSRGRQSFSKLVWIHHSCHITYKLTGETVITTFDLDRMYTPFFFARVKSYTAFSEQPL, from the exons ATG GCTGATGAAAATGCTGATATCGGAGGTACGTTAGAGGATGAAGAAGACAGTTCAGATGATCCAAACCTTCAG CTGGAACTCAATGTCTTCAGAGCTCAGTGGATGTCTGAACTCAAGCCGAGCCCTGGAACGAGTGACCGACTGCAGAGGGCAAGAGGTGTGAAGAGGACTCAAGACATTGCTCGAGAGGAAAAA GCTACAGAGCTGTTTCTGAGAGCTGTTCAGGAAGAGCAGAATGGGGCTGTCTATGAAG ctaTCAAGTTCTATCGCATGGCTATGCAGCTAGACCCTGACATTGAGTTTAAAATCAACTACAGCCGTCCTCCTGACGCAGACAGAGGTGGAGGAAATTA CATGGAGGACAGTGACACTGATGGGGAGATTGAGGATTTGCTCACCTACTTTGAGCAGCAGCTCACTCTGGAGAGCTCCTTTCCAAAGATCTGCACTCCGGAGCTTGAAGCGACTCAGACGCACATTTCAG CCTTGCCACGGGAAATCCTGATGTACATATTTCGCTGGGTTGTGTCGAGCGAACTGGACATGCGGGCCCTGGAGCAGCTGTCTTTGGTCTGCCGGGGGTTCTATATTTCTGCCAG GGATCCTGAGATTTGGCGTTCTGCTTGCTTAAGAGTTTGGGGACGAAACTGCACCAAAGTAGTGCCCTTCAAGTCCTGGAGGGAAATGTTCCTGCAGAGGCCACGTGTCCGGTTTGATG GTGTCTACATCAGCAAGACATCGTACATCCGTCAAGGAGAGGAGTCCTTGGACGGATTCTACAGAGCTTGGCATCATGTTGAGTACTACAG GTACCTCCGGTTCTTCCCCGATGGCTTCGTCCTGATGCTCACCACCCCTGAGGATCCTTTGTCAGTCGTTCCCCGCTTGCGTACGAGAAACGTCAG AATGGATTCTGTTCTGCTCGGTCATTTCCGTCTGTCGCAAGAGACGGACAACCAAACCAAAGTCTTTGCTGTCGTCTGCAAGAAAAAGGAggat AAAGCGACCGAGTTTCAAAGAAATCGGTTCTGCAGGCGGAACCAGGCTCCTGAGGCTGAGCACGCCTTCCACGTGGGGCTGCATCTGACCTCCAGAGGGCGCCAGAGTTTCAGCAAGCTTGTGTGGATCCACCACTCCTGCCACATCACTTACAA GTTGACTGGGGAAACTGTCATCACAACATTTGACCTCGACAGGATGTACACGCCCTTCTTCTTTGCACGAGTGAAGAGCTACACCGCTTTCTCCGAGCAGCCGCTGTAA